In Halobacteriovorax marinus SJ, the following proteins share a genomic window:
- a CDS encoding SGNH/GDSL hydrolase family protein, with protein sequence MKTTENQIMANDNPTSLKVKILIATTSLVLTLFFVEVTLRLLGEAVLEATQREYIPPFDEKNSDNHDLTYEVYNSKKTKDIKVDPDSALCVGDSFTNGGNVQSYDTYPYFLYNQFEKKGKSFSVFNFGKCESSTFDSYTRIRDFIQKKKNANEPLPGKIILLTGSADLFGVNYGSVNDSKLEPFIVPIETGVKKLRIYKIYRFFKYELFKRFSLTNPLRIPYQATSPEEQVALKKIITNSLTIFKDNKSDYSYSKEIEKKILKDVNLQLSKGFRKEVLPLESFSGNIYIERVLIYYVGMLSRRDMHKEAIDYLLGFIKDHSNFYWRDNTITAVKYYFTQAILLQSKYSSNDIHQMLIETAPKEETKSYKKILNLVNSWDENIKLLNAKREETWKDLYEMTKKEGIELILMNYPSNYQSANSMLERTAKKYNLRFVDNNSLFQKLIKRDGKEKYLYDDDHCTPEGYKIMAQNIFNTIGRE encoded by the coding sequence ATGAAAACAACTGAGAACCAAATAATGGCGAACGACAATCCAACATCTTTAAAGGTGAAAATCCTAATTGCTACGACTTCACTTGTACTTACGTTATTCTTTGTTGAAGTAACTCTTAGACTCTTAGGTGAAGCTGTTCTTGAAGCAACTCAAAGGGAGTATATTCCACCCTTCGATGAGAAAAATAGCGACAACCATGACCTTACCTACGAAGTCTACAATTCAAAGAAAACTAAGGATATTAAAGTAGATCCAGACTCAGCTCTTTGCGTAGGTGACTCCTTTACAAATGGTGGAAATGTTCAGTCTTACGATACATATCCGTACTTTCTCTACAATCAATTTGAGAAAAAAGGAAAGTCCTTCTCTGTTTTCAACTTTGGTAAGTGCGAAAGCTCTACCTTTGATTCATATACAAGAATAAGAGATTTTATACAGAAAAAGAAAAACGCTAACGAACCACTACCAGGAAAAATTATATTACTTACAGGCTCTGCAGACCTCTTTGGTGTAAACTATGGCTCGGTAAATGATTCAAAGCTTGAGCCTTTTATAGTTCCTATTGAAACCGGTGTTAAGAAGCTTAGAATTTATAAAATCTATCGTTTCTTTAAGTACGAACTCTTTAAGAGATTTTCTTTGACTAATCCACTTCGCATTCCCTACCAAGCAACATCTCCAGAAGAGCAGGTTGCACTAAAGAAAATAATTACAAACTCACTAACCATTTTCAAAGATAATAAGAGCGACTACAGCTATTCTAAAGAGATAGAAAAGAAAATTTTAAAAGATGTAAACTTACAATTATCAAAAGGATTCAGAAAGGAAGTACTCCCTCTAGAGAGTTTCTCTGGAAATATATATATCGAAAGAGTTCTTATCTACTATGTAGGAATGCTCTCAAGAAGAGATATGCACAAAGAGGCCATTGATTACTTACTTGGTTTCATCAAAGATCACTCTAATTTTTACTGGAGAGATAATACTATCACTGCAGTTAAGTATTACTTTACTCAAGCAATACTCTTACAAAGTAAATATTCATCAAATGATATACATCAAATGCTAATTGAAACAGCTCCTAAAGAGGAAACGAAGTCCTATAAGAAAATCCTCAACCTAGTAAATTCGTGGGATGAGAATATAAAGTTATTAAATGCGAAAAGAGAAGAAACATGGAAAGACTTATACGAGATGACAAAAAAAGAAGGTATCGAATTAATACTAATGAATTATCCATCAAATTATCAAAGTGCGAACAGTATGCTCGAAAGGACTGCAAAAAAATACAACCTTCGTTTTGTAGATAATAACTCACTTTTCCAAAAGTTGATTAAAAGAGATGGTAAAGAAAAGTATCTCTATGATGATGACCACTGTACCCCAGAAGGTTATAAAATTATGGCACAAAATATTTTCAACACTATAGGAAGAGAGTAA
- a CDS encoding SGNH/GDSL hydrolase family protein, with product MSKLENNIFAKISLSIISLIITLFIVEIGLKTVGHFYNMKFQAEYIPSKEGTDYIRDEMYESYSFKESSKDVILSIGDSFTNAGNVESKYSYPHQLFNIFIDNKRPTTVLNMGLCEDSTFGVNKRLKDYLSKSTNTDKKPTKVLILIGAADNFERFQKEAITEVKPWYSVSSHSWYKSLSIYKVIRHIKYHYIQKELTSNISEASLVNTNELQVILSEYKKLKDNIHNSTKISLNEIVSNLPIGFTKYCNNLHISFNTKYELLHSLNVYMSKILASQFKHDEALKWLLDLASFKPLKFWGGEFDDAYFRIVQTFQFQSEYSASEILKSLDSMLANSPKIKEFTHFNEFYTLVKENEEVMKQTNINRQQAWKEMISLSKEYNFELYMLNYPSNYVSANNMIRKVSEENNIPLIDLNLYFNELIGQSKRDVYLEDDDHLTPLGYKLMAQEIYRAINK from the coding sequence ATGAGCAAACTTGAAAATAATATTTTCGCAAAGATATCTCTCTCGATAATAAGTTTAATTATAACTCTCTTCATTGTAGAGATTGGACTCAAGACTGTAGGACATTTTTACAACATGAAATTTCAAGCAGAGTATATTCCGTCTAAAGAAGGCACTGACTATATCAGAGATGAAATGTATGAATCTTATTCATTCAAAGAGAGTAGCAAAGATGTAATTCTTTCTATTGGGGACTCATTTACAAACGCTGGCAACGTAGAGAGTAAATATAGTTACCCTCATCAATTATTCAACATCTTTATAGATAACAAAAGACCAACTACTGTATTAAACATGGGCCTTTGTGAAGATAGTACTTTCGGTGTTAATAAACGACTTAAAGATTATCTATCTAAAAGCACTAATACAGACAAGAAACCGACAAAAGTTCTTATTCTCATAGGAGCAGCTGATAATTTTGAACGATTTCAAAAAGAAGCTATTACTGAAGTAAAGCCTTGGTATAGCGTATCATCACATAGCTGGTATAAATCTCTAAGTATATATAAGGTTATTCGACATATTAAATATCATTATATTCAAAAAGAGCTAACTTCAAATATAAGTGAAGCATCCTTAGTTAACACTAATGAACTTCAAGTTATTCTCAGTGAGTATAAAAAGTTAAAAGACAACATTCACAATTCTACAAAAATTTCTTTAAATGAAATTGTCTCAAATCTACCGATAGGCTTTACAAAGTACTGTAACAATCTTCACATAAGCTTCAATACAAAGTATGAACTTCTTCATTCTTTAAATGTATATATGAGTAAGATTCTCGCCTCTCAATTTAAACATGACGAAGCCCTAAAATGGCTTTTAGACCTAGCAAGCTTTAAGCCTCTCAAGTTCTGGGGTGGTGAATTTGATGATGCATACTTTAGAATTGTTCAAACATTTCAATTTCAAAGTGAATACAGTGCTTCTGAAATTCTTAAAAGCTTAGATTCAATGCTTGCAAACTCACCAAAAATTAAAGAGTTTACTCACTTTAATGAGTTTTATACTTTGGTCAAAGAAAATGAAGAAGTAATGAAACAGACAAATATAAATAGACAGCAAGCTTGGAAAGAAATGATCTCTCTTAGTAAGGAGTATAACTTTGAATTATATATGCTCAACTATCCGTCTAACTATGTAAGTGCAAATAATATGATTAGAAAAGTTTCAGAGGAAAATAATATTCCTCTGATAGATTTAAACCTATATTTTAATGAATTAATCGGCCAAAGTAAGAGAGATGTTTATCTAGAAGATGATGATCATCTTACTCCACTTGGTTACAAGTTAATGGCCCAAGAAATTTATAGGGCCATTAATAAGTAA
- a CDS encoding C1 family peptidase → MRPIIFFIILFLSSCMKESTLPTRYDSRVVGAVSSFKEQSWGTCWAFATMSTLESNLLRSSEWSKSGEKGHADLAEYHLDKFNGFNRHGRKGDRQEGWYSGQGEKFVGSNLDEPEDGLVVHLGGDYQVSSAYLLSVGGAVQERLTPAVNNRDFNSFGNTSSDGVLLKNNYKYFLPRDMEWLSFSGTDEQKREKVKKAIMKYGAVASAQNMRDEPLAIASDGLEIHMNLNEEKLNHAVSLVGWDDSLVYKGHKGAWIVKDSDHKDEKTGKHIGIFYIMYDDLHAAKDKYMGAIAFSNTKENTFKEVLTHSLHGWRYNTTGKIEYIRSVFDSSTNGHISKIGYVSLEKDNEVNLEIFINKKKITELNFRHSEVGVFVRDIENIVLKEGDLVEVYQRNTSGKYGFDGSFMMEVLLGKLPKWGDPVSVSSKARVGEAYYKVIGESLEKDFSKYAQLDWEASKEKKEKVSLSASPSLFIYIE, encoded by the coding sequence ATGAGACCTATTATTTTCTTTATAATTCTTTTTTTATCTTCATGCATGAAAGAGAGCACTCTTCCGACAAGATATGACTCTCGTGTTGTTGGTGCCGTAAGCTCTTTTAAAGAACAATCATGGGGGACTTGTTGGGCCTTTGCTACGATGAGTACTCTTGAAAGTAATCTTCTTAGAAGTAGTGAGTGGAGTAAGAGCGGCGAAAAGGGCCATGCGGATTTAGCAGAGTATCATTTGGATAAATTTAATGGCTTTAATCGACACGGAAGAAAAGGAGATAGGCAAGAAGGTTGGTATTCTGGTCAAGGAGAGAAGTTTGTTGGCAGTAATCTTGATGAGCCTGAGGATGGACTCGTTGTTCATCTTGGCGGCGATTACCAAGTCTCTAGTGCGTACCTATTATCAGTAGGAGGGGCAGTCCAAGAGCGCTTAACTCCAGCAGTTAATAATAGAGACTTTAACTCTTTTGGAAATACATCTAGCGATGGAGTTCTTTTGAAGAATAATTATAAGTACTTCCTTCCAAGAGATATGGAATGGCTCAGCTTTTCTGGCACGGACGAACAAAAAAGAGAAAAAGTAAAAAAAGCAATTATGAAGTATGGCGCTGTCGCATCTGCACAGAATATGAGAGATGAGCCCCTTGCAATTGCAAGTGATGGACTAGAAATTCATATGAATTTAAACGAAGAAAAGTTGAATCATGCAGTATCACTTGTAGGCTGGGACGATTCACTAGTTTACAAGGGTCATAAAGGTGCCTGGATAGTAAAAGATAGTGATCACAAAGATGAAAAAACAGGAAAGCATATTGGGATTTTTTATATAATGTATGATGATCTTCATGCTGCAAAAGATAAGTATATGGGCGCAATTGCTTTTTCAAATACCAAAGAGAATACTTTCAAAGAGGTTCTTACGCACTCTCTCCATGGCTGGAGATATAATACAACTGGTAAGATTGAGTATATAAGAAGTGTTTTCGATTCGAGTACTAATGGTCATATTTCAAAAATAGGTTATGTCTCACTTGAGAAAGATAATGAAGTGAATCTAGAAATTTTTATAAACAAGAAGAAGATAACTGAGTTAAATTTTCGACATTCTGAAGTTGGAGTCTTTGTACGAGATATTGAGAATATAGTTCTTAAGGAAGGAGATTTGGTTGAAGTCTATCAACGTAATACTTCTGGCAAATATGGCTTTGATGGTAGCTTTATGATGGAAGTGCTTTTGGGTAAACTTCCAAAGTGGGGAGATCCTGTTTCAGTTTCGTCTAAAGCTCGAGTTGGTGAAGCTTATTACAAGGTGATTGGGGAAAGTCTTGAGAAGGACTTTTCTAAGTATGCTCAGCTTGATTGGGAAGCAAGTAAGGAGAAAAAGGAGAAGGTTTCCCTGAGTGCTAGTCCGTCCCTCTTTATTTATATTGAGTAA